The Aestuariibaculum lutulentum genome segment TGTTCAAGGTGTTTATTTTTAAATGACAATCTAACAACTTGCGCCCATGAAAGTGAAAACCATTTTAGTATCTCAACCAGAACCTAAAATAGAAAACTCGCCTTACTTCGATTTAATTGAGAAACAAAAAGTAAAAATAGACTTTCGCCCTTTTATACATGTTGAAGGAGTTCCTGCTAAGGAAGTTAGACAACAAAAAGTTGATTTAAGCAAATACACTGCTATTATTTTAACCAGTAGAAACGCTGTAGACCATTTCTTTAGAGTAGCTGATGAAATGCGTTTTAAAGTGCCAGATACTATGAAATATTTTTGTCAGTCTGAAGCTGTTGCTTTTTATCTTCAAAAATATGTTGTTTACAGAAAGCGTAAAATCTATGTAGGTAAACGTACTTTCTCAGAACTTTCTCCTTTAATTAAAAAATATAAAGACGAGAAATTTTTATTACCTAACACCGATAAGGTGAAAGATGAAGTGCCAGACACTTTAAATGCTTTAGGAGTAGATTGGAAACAAGCTATTTTCTACAAGACTGTAATTAGTGATCTTTCCGATTTATCTGATGTTTTTTATGATATTTTAGTATTCTTTAGTCCATCAGGAATTGAATCATTATTCCACAATTTCCCGGACTTCAAACAAAACGATACTAGAATTGCGGTCTTTGGAAACACGACCATTCAAGCTGTAGAAGAAAAAGGTTTACGTGTAGATATTGCGGCACCAACTCCTGAAACGCCTTCTATGACTATGGCTTTAGAAAAATACATTGAAAAAGTAAACAAAGGAAAATAATTCTTTTCATAAACAAATAAAAAAGGGCTGATTTAAAAATCAGCCCTTTTCTTTTGGTATTTAGTTTAGTTGATAAAGTTAAAACGCGTAGCGTTGTGGTCCTCCACGACGAATTTCTTCGCTGCAATGTGCTTCAAATTTTTTGAAGTTTTCACGGAAGGCATTACTTAGTTTAAATGCCGTTGTATAATATTTCTCATCATCATTCCAGGTAGCCCTCGGGCTTAACACCGATGTTGGCACTCCCGGACAAGATCTTGGTTGTGCCACACCAAACACTGAATGGATGTGGTAATCGTCGTAATTATATAAACCTAAATCACCATTTAATACGGCATTAATCATAGCACGTGTATACTTTAATTTCATGCGTGTACCCACACCATAAGGACCACCTGTCCAACCCGTATTTACTAACCATACGTTGACTCCGGATTCTGTCATTTTAGCACTTAACATCTCTGCATATTTTGCAGGATGTAAGGGCATAAATGGTGCACCAAAACAAGCTGAAAATGATGGCTGAGGCTCTACAACTCCAGCTTCTGTTCCAGCTACTTTTGCGGTGTAACCCGAAATAAAATGATAAGCGGCCTGAGCCGGTGTTAACTTAGAAATTGGAGGCAATACCCCAAAAGCATCAGCTGTTAAAAAGAATATATTTTTAGGGTTCTTCCCAATTGAAGGCTCCTGAATATTTTCAATATGGTTTAACGGGTAACTTACCCTTGTATTTTGAGTGATAGAGGTATCTTCAAAAATGACATTCTTATCAGCATCAAGAATCACGTTTTCAAGAATGGCTCCTTTTTTAATGGCATCGTAAATTTCAGGTTCGTTCTCTCTCGACAGGTTAATGACCTTAGCATAACAACCACCTTCAAAATTAAACACTGTATTTTCAGCGGTCCAACCGTGCTCATCATCTCCAATTAAACTGCGGTTAGGATCTGTAGACAATGTGGTTTTACCTGTACCCGATAATCCAAAGAAAATAGCTGTATCTCCATCTTTTCCAACATTGGCGCTACAGTGCATTGGCAACGTGTTTTTATAAACCGGAAGAATAAAATTCAGAGCTGAGAAAATTCCCTTTTTAATTTCTCCCGTATACCCCGTACCTCCAATTAATGCAATTTTTCTCGTGAAATTTAAAATGGCAAAATTGTGTTGTCTTGTACCATCTACTTCAGGATTTGCCATAAAACCTGGTGCATTAACAATCGTCCATTCCGGATCGAAACCAACTAATTCTTCCTCAGTAGGTCTTAAAAACATGTTATAAGCAAACTGATTACTCCATGAATACTCGTTAATAACACGAATATTTAATTTGTAATCTTCATCGGCACACGCATAGCTATCTCTAACAAACACCTCTTTGTTTGATAAATAATCTGTTACTTTATCATATAAAGCATCAAATTTATCTGCTTCAAATGGAATATTAATGTCTCCCCACCATACGCGATCGCGAGTCACATCATCTTTAACTATAAATCTGTCCTTAGGTGAGCGTCCTGTAAACTCTCCGGTATTAACAGCCAAAGCTCCTGAAGATGCTTCAACAGCCTGACCTTTCTCAATAGCTATTTCATGCAACTCATCTGGTGTTAATTGATACCTTACATCGGCATTTTTAATTCCATATTTCTCCAACGAAATCGTTTTCGTAATTTGACTATAGTTTTCCATAGTTTAGTTTAAAATTATTTACTTGACAAAACTAGTATAATAATTTTTAATTATTCTTGATTTTAACTTCTTTTAATAATTATTTTTTACGAAATTAATAATCAAAAACACCCAGGAGCTTATTAAGAAAAGTCCTCCTATTGGCGTTACAAATCCAATGGTTTTAAAGTCGAATGTGGTTAACGTATTTGTCGCTAAAGCATAAATAGAACCTGAAAATAAAATGACACCAATGAGCACTAAATAAAAGAGGATATTTTTGGCCTTTTCTTGCACTTTTGGGACAATACCTACAAATAGCAATAAAAATGCATGATACATCTGGTAACGTACACCTGTCTCAAAAGTATTTACGGCTTCAACAGAAACCAAAGATTTCAATCCATGAGCACCAAAAGCACCAAGAATAACACTCAACGCACCCAAAACCGCCCCAGCAATTAATATTCGTTTGTTCATATCAAAATTCTATTTTTTAAATAAATACGTTTTGTATTCACTAAATTAGTCCGTACAAAATTACTCAACTAAACTCATTATGCGAAACATATTAATCATTGGTTTAGGTAAATCTACCTCCTATCTACTTAAATATTTATTAGACAAATCGGAAGTTGAAAACATCCACATTACCATAGGCGATTTAAACACCGAACTTGCAAAAAACATAGTCGGTTCTCATAAAAATGTCGACATAATTGAGTTAGATATTTTCAATGAAGTAGCTCGCAAAGAAGCCATAGAAAATGCAGACATTGTTATTTCCATGCTTCCGGCACGTTTTCATATAGAGGTTGCCAAAGACTGCATTAAAATGAATAAAAATATGGTAACGGCTTCTTACATCAGCCCTGA includes the following:
- the pckA gene encoding phosphoenolpyruvate carboxykinase (ATP), with amino-acid sequence MENYSQITKTISLEKYGIKNADVRYQLTPDELHEIAIEKGQAVEASSGALAVNTGEFTGRSPKDRFIVKDDVTRDRVWWGDINIPFEADKFDALYDKVTDYLSNKEVFVRDSYACADEDYKLNIRVINEYSWSNQFAYNMFLRPTEEELVGFDPEWTIVNAPGFMANPEVDGTRQHNFAILNFTRKIALIGGTGYTGEIKKGIFSALNFILPVYKNTLPMHCSANVGKDGDTAIFFGLSGTGKTTLSTDPNRSLIGDDEHGWTAENTVFNFEGGCYAKVINLSRENEPEIYDAIKKGAILENVILDADKNVIFEDTSITQNTRVSYPLNHIENIQEPSIGKNPKNIFFLTADAFGVLPPISKLTPAQAAYHFISGYTAKVAGTEAGVVEPQPSFSACFGAPFMPLHPAKYAEMLSAKMTESGVNVWLVNTGWTGGPYGVGTRMKLKYTRAMINAVLNGDLGLYNYDDYHIHSVFGVAQPRSCPGVPTSVLSPRATWNDDEKYYTTAFKLSNAFRENFKKFEAHCSEEIRRGGPQRYAF
- a CDS encoding DUF423 domain-containing protein, with translation MNKRILIAGAVLGALSVILGAFGAHGLKSLVSVEAVNTFETGVRYQMYHAFLLLFVGIVPKVQEKAKNILFYLVLIGVILFSGSIYALATNTLTTFDFKTIGFVTPIGGLFLISSWVFLIINFVKNNY
- a CDS encoding uroporphyrinogen-III synthase, which produces MKVKTILVSQPEPKIENSPYFDLIEKQKVKIDFRPFIHVEGVPAKEVRQQKVDLSKYTAIILTSRNAVDHFFRVADEMRFKVPDTMKYFCQSEAVAFYLQKYVVYRKRKIYVGKRTFSELSPLIKKYKDEKFLLPNTDKVKDEVPDTLNALGVDWKQAIFYKTVISDLSDLSDVFYDILVFFSPSGIESLFHNFPDFKQNDTRIAVFGNTTIQAVEEKGLRVDIAAPTPETPSMTMALEKYIEKVNKGK